A genomic stretch from Vicinamibacterales bacterium includes:
- the tuf gene encoding elongation factor Tu (EF-Tu; promotes GTP-dependent binding of aminoacyl-tRNA to the A-site of ribosomes during protein biosynthesis; when the tRNA anticodon matches the mRNA codon, GTP hydrolysis results; the inactive EF-Tu-GDP leaves the ribosome and release of GDP is promoted by elongation factor Ts; many prokaryotes have two copies of the gene encoding EF-Tu), giving the protein IMPGDNVDMTVELITPIALEVGQRFAIREGGRTVGAGAITSIIA; this is encoded by the coding sequence GATCATGCCCGGCGACAACGTCGACATGACCGTCGAGCTGATCACCCCGATCGCGCTCGAAGTCGGCCAGCGGTTCGCGATCCGCGAAGGCGGTCGCACCGTCGGCGCCGGCGCGATCACCAGCATCATCGCGTAG